In Ficedula albicollis isolate OC2 chromosome 19, FicAlb1.5, whole genome shotgun sequence, one DNA window encodes the following:
- the TEX14 gene encoding inactive serine/threonine-protein kinase TEX14 isoform X3, whose product MAHPIPPPFPCPVQLGRIKGDSLEAQLHEYVREGNYVKVKKLLKKGIFVDAVNSMGQTCLFTAALLGLGKIVDVLLEYGSDANHRCYDGSTPVHAAAFSGNQWILSKLLDEGGDLRVHDKEGKTPQVWALSASKESSAQMLEFIQQCSLHMQAAIWNLPSDLLRKVGSSKALICSPSRFGGLVQGNAEIPLGKLLKGQPSVAKNIYSFGFGKFYLTGSGHLGYLASLPIIGEKDVVQADDEKAFSYPVGPYMTMSNLVWGGSRVTVKELSLQTQQGRGNLRLADLLLAEQQHSSKLRHPHLLQLMAVCLSCDLEKTRLVYERVHFGSLYSILHERRAEFPVLQTETILHVLLQVVDALRFLHSRGFVHRSLSSYAIQIVSSGEAKLCNLEYMIESKDSGEHSDLTRIPVPVQLFRWCSPEIILEKPGTVKSDLYSFCAVLQETLTESPPWKDVEDSAIKQLILSGEQLAADARLPLIYYDVVKSGLEPKQKNRSMKLQDIQYILKKDLKDLVKSEGGILKAQRSAVLADVNICWASAFSFKKRTVEIQEKEISKAGGFSAPQDPVFPRESSALVVEEAAASAEPAAQDQSLDVSSELQTGASHSSESDVDGSLCSFEMNEILASYPEGPQDFLEGGPGLGQALKDAGRQQQEDESPWEGEEEGESLGSSTGFSGEQEELEEEEDEEVEEEEEERVREASALCQVRGDAGRRLSSPSQSEQHISKCALNLKIMQSMLQQAGDSLSRAEEKLDRLKAMGEQKKLLQEMRMNLLPKESSKGRLWNGSDAPSQNTDKAFSGLDVFLHKAVAPPSRDYIPPSVTCQAAGRDSFQAAPKTAKEREAIQNERWKSKIGTNHRDPGCRGLDDEVSLKQELNQHFLPHVSARRQKKFNLRCQKGADSHPAARREEEKWCHSKPRAEFCSKKNCEKRRGMQLGWRTEVKQMARRVASGQLGLSCAYPASECTSESEAESVKESSQQVPAGAPRSQEQQRCGWQPGEAAEPWGLGTGDRAESGDSDLEPALRSSTGSSCQSPAPEEQAESGTAIPESLLLPQPAENLSRGHSRELHCSLNSPPDVTEEFFTPDYLLPPALEERSEPETSNAEGKAEDICAGFLQKLPGDAASGIQAPGGKILFCSTAAQSCGSNKLGVNQLGQMPGARVDAAREAMLWEPQEECQEKDVSVADIQDLSSIPCEQNFQRGVECKTPRLSHAPTSVSTPLGSEEKFPLAFEKYKHCREFSSDSSFCGSQETSSTVFKTFTTACEGERSMEIPVVAPKVCPFGLKELVVLPPIASSLRNTRQAPALSEASPPTIDELPPPAQELLDEIEHLKQQDSITAGLEGMGLEDTGVQVNGLTPVSMIFWKECCMQFLEMRRSKSNLRGTLLGLPACRIQKMLEEGME is encoded by the exons ATGgctcatcccatccctcccccaTTTCCATGCCCAGTCCAGCTTGGACGTATAAAAGGAGACTCCCTGGAAGCTCAGCTGCATGAGTATGTCAGGGAAGGGAACTATGTGAAAGTGAAGAAGCTTCTGAAAAAAG gaatttttGTTGATGCTGTGAATTCCATGGGCCAAACCTGTCTCttcactgctgcactgctgggccTGGGTAAAATagtggatgtgctgctggaataTGGCTCAGATGCCAATCA TCGCTGCTATGATGGCAGCACCCCAGTGcatgcagctgctttttctggaaACCAGTGGATCCTCAGCAAGTTACTGGATGAGGGAGGGGATCTCCGAGTCCACGACAAAGAGGGGAAAACTCCCCAGGTCTGGGCTTTGTCAGCCAGCAAGGAGAGCAGTGCTCAG atGTTGGAATTTATCCAGCAGTGCTCACTGCACATGCAGGCTGCCATTTGGAATCTTCCCTCTGATCTGCTCAGGAAAGTTGGCTCCTCAAAGGCCTTGATCTGCAGCCCCTCGAGGTTTGGTGGCCTTGTCCAAGg AAATGCTGAGATTCCTCTGGGTAAATTACTGAAAGGACAACCCAGTGTGGCCAAGAACATTTACAGCTTTGGTTTTGGGAAG TTCTATCTCACAGGCAGTGGCCACCTGGGCTACCTGGCCTCTCTCCCAATTATTGGGGAGAAAGATGTGGTTCAGGCTGATgatgaaaaagcattttcatacCCTGTGGGGCCCTACATGACCATGAGCAA cttggtgtggggaggcagcagagtgACAGTGAAGGAGCTGAGCCTCCAgacccagcagggcagagggaatcTGCGCCTGGCTGAtctcctgctggcagagcagcagcacagcag CAAACTCCGGCAccctcacctgctgcagctgatggcTGTTTGTCTGTCCTGTGACCTGGAGAAAACTCGTTTGGTCTATGAGAGGGTTCACTTTGGCTCTCTCTACAGCATCCTCCATGAAAGG CGTGCAGagttcccagtgctgcagacagagaCCATCCTGCACGTTCTGCTCCAGGTCGTCGACGCCCTGCGCTTCCTGCACTCCCGGGGCTTTGTGCACCGCTCCCTCTCCTCCTATGCCATCCAGATCGTGTCCTCTGGGGAGGCCAAGCTCTGCAACCTGGAGTACATGATAGAGAG CAAGGACAGTGGAGAGCACAGTGATCTGACCCGGATTCCTGTCCCAGTCCAGCTGTTCCGCTGGTGTTCCCCTGAAATAATCCTGGAGAAACCTGGGACAGTCAAATCAGATCTTTACAGcttctgtgcagtgctgcaggagaccCTGACAG AGAGCCCTCCCTGGAAAGATGTGGAAGACTCAGCCATTAAACAGCTCATCCTTTcaggggagcagctggcagcagatgCCAGGCTCCCCCTGATCTATTATGATGTTGTCAAGTCAGGGCTGGAACCCAAACAGAAGAACCGCTCCATGAAGCTTCAGGATATTCAGTATATCCTGAAAAAGGACTTAAAG gacTTGGTTAAATCTGAAGGTGGAATACTCAAAGCACAGAGATCTGCTGTTCTTGCAGATGTGAACATCTGCTGGGCATCAGCTTTTAGCTTCAAGAAGAGGACAGTGGAGATCCAGGAAAAAGAGATAAGCAAGGCTG GTGGCTTTTCTGCCCCCCAAGACCCTGTTTTCCCCAGGGAGAGCAGTGCTTTGGTggtggaggaggcagcagccagcGCAGAGCCAGCTGCACAGGACCAAAGTCTTGATGTCTCCTCTGAGCTCCAGACAGGGGCTTCCCACTCCAGTGAGAGTGATGTGGATGGCAGCCTGTGCAGCTTTGAGATGAATGAAATCCTAGCCAGTTATCCAGAAGGGCCCCAAGACTTCCTGGAAGGAGGGCCTGGATTAGGCCAAGCTCTGAAGGATGCAGGAAGGCAGCAACAGGAAGATGAGAGCCCatgggagggtgaggaggagggggaatCCTTGGGGTCCAGCACTGGGTtctctggagagcaggaggagctggaagaagaggaggatgaagaagtggaggaggaagaagaggagaggGTGAGAGAAgcctctgccctgtgccaggtgagaggagatgctggcaggaggctgagcagcccttcccagagcGAGCAGCACATCAGCAAATGCGCCCTGAACCTCAAGATCATGCAGAGcatgctgcagcaggcaggagattccctgagcagggcagaggagaagctggacAGGCTGAAGGCCATGGGAGAGCAGAAAAAGCTGCTCCAGGAAATGAGGATGAATCTGCTTCCTAAGGAGAGTTCTAAAGGAAGACTCTGGAATGGGTCTGATGCTCCTTCCCAAAATACTGATAAGGCTTTTTCTGGACTTGATGTTTTTTTACACAAGGCTGTAGCTCCACCATCCAGGGACTACATCCCACCATCAGTAACATGCCAAGCAGCAGGTAGAGACAgcttccaggctgctcccaagACAGCCAAGGAAAGAGAGGCAATTCAAAATGAGAGGTGGAAGAGCAAAATTGGAACCAACCATCGTGATCCGGGCTGCAGAGGCCTGGATGATGAAGTGAGCCTAAAGCAGGAGTTAAACCAG catttcctcccACACGTGTCTGCGAGACGCCAAAAAAAGTTCAACTTGCGGTGTCAGAAAGGAGCTGATTCACATCCTGCAGcaaggagggaagaggagaagtG GTGCCATTCAAAACCAAGGGCTGaattctgcagcaaaaaaaactgtgagaagaggagggggatgcagctgggatggagga ctgAAGTCAAGCAGATGGCCAGGAGAGTGGCCTCAGGacagctggggctcagctgtgcttacCCTGCCAGTGAGTGCACGTCTGAAAGTGAAGCTGAAAGTGTCAAGGAAAGCTcccagcaggtccctgctggagcccccagaagccaggagcagcagaggtgtgggtggcagccaggtgaggctgctgagccctggggcctgggcactggggacagagctgagtCTGGGGACAGCGACCTGGAGCCTGCGCTCAGGAGTTCCACAG ggagcagctgccagtcCCCAGCACCAGAGGAGCAAGCAGAGTCTGGAACAGCCATTCCTGAGAGTTTACTCCTTCCTCAGCCAGCTGAGAATCTCTCCAGA GGACATTCAAGGGAATTACATTGTTCCCTTAATTCACCTCCTGATGTGACTGAAGAATTCTTCACTCCTGATTatctgcttcctcctgctcttgaGGAAAGGTCAGAACCAGAg aCCTCAAACGCTGAGGGCAAAGCAGAAGATATTTGTGCAggatttttacagaaattaccTGGAGATGCAGCATCAGGAATTCAGGCTCCAG gaggaaaaatactattctgcagcacagcagcacagagctgtggcagtAACAAGCTGGGAGTGAATCAGCTGGGCCAAATGCCTGGAGCCAG GGTGGATGCAGCACGAGAAGCAATGCTGTGGGAGCCACAGGAAGAATGCCAAGAAAAAGATGT ATCAGTGGCAGATATTCAGGATTTGTCCAGCATCCCCTGTGAGCAGAACTTCCAGAGAGGTGTGGAGTGTAAAACACCTCGGCTGAGCCACGCTCCCACCAGTGTCAGCACCCCCCTGGGCTCAG AGGAAAAATTTCCATTAGCCTTTGAGAAATACAAACACTGCCGTGAATTTTCTTCAGATTCTTCCTTTTGTGGCTCTCAAGAAACCTCCTCCACAGTGTTCAAAACTTTCACCACAGCCTGTGAAGGAGAGAGGAGCATGGAAATTCCAGTGGTGGCTCCAAAAGTTTGCCCATTTGGACTGAAAGAGCTT GTTGTGTTGCCACCAATTGCTTCATCCCTGAGAAACACCAGGCAGGCACCTG cACTCTCAGAGGCATCTCCCCCCACCATTGATGAGCTGcctccaccagcccaggagctgctggatgaaATTG AACACTTGAAGCAGCAGGATTCCATCACTGCAGGCTTGGAAGGGATGGGATTGGAAGACACTGGAGTGCAAGTGAATG
- the TEX14 gene encoding inactive serine/threonine-protein kinase TEX14 isoform X1, which produces MAHPIPPPFPCPVQLGRIKGDSLEAQLHEYVREGNYVKVKKLLKKGIFVDAVNSMGQTCLFTAALLGLGKIVDVLLEYGSDANHRCYDGSTPVHAAAFSGNQWILSKLLDEGGDLRVHDKEGKTPQVWALSASKESSAQMLEFIQQCSLHMQAAIWNLPSDLLRKVGSSKALICSPSRFGGLVQGNAEIPLGKLLKGQPSVAKNIYSFGFGKFYLTGSGHLGYLASLPIIGEKDVVQADDEKAFSYPVGPYMTMSNLVWGGSRVTVKELSLQTQQGRGNLRLADLLLAEQQHSSKLRHPHLLQLMAVCLSCDLEKTRLVYERVHFGSLYSILHERRAEFPVLQTETILHVLLQVVDALRFLHSRGFVHRSLSSYAIQIVSSGEAKLCNLEYMIESKDSGEHSDLTRIPVPVQLFRWCSPEIILEKPGTVKSDLYSFCAVLQETLTESPPWKDVEDSAIKQLILSGEQLAADARLPLIYYDVVKSGLEPKQKNRSMKLQDIQYILKKDLKDLVKSEGGILKAQRSAVLADVNICWASAFSFKKRTVEIQEKEISKAGGFSAPQDPVFPRESSALVVEEAAASAEPAAQDQSLDVSSELQTGASHSSESDVDGSLCSFEMNEILASYPEGPQDFLEGGPGLGQALKDAGRQQQEDESPWEGEEEGESLGSSTGFSGEQEELEEEEDEEVEEEEEERVREASALCQVRGDAGRRLSSPSQSEQHISKCALNLKIMQSMLQQAGDSLSRAEEKLDRLKAMGEQKKLLQEMRMNLLPKESSKGRLWNGSDAPSQNTDKAFSGLDVFLHKAVAPPSRDYIPPSVTCQAAGRDSFQAAPKTAKEREAIQNERWKSKIGTNHRDPGCRGLDDEVSLKQELNQHFLPHVSARRQKKFNLRCQKGADSHPAARREEEKWCHSKPRAEFCSKKNCEKRRGMQLGWRTEVKQMARRVASGQLGLSCAYPASECTSESEAESVKESSQQVPAGAPRSQEQQRCGWQPGEAAEPWGLGTGDRAESGDSDLEPALRSSTGSSCQSPAPEEQAESGTAIPESLLLPQPAENLSRGHSRELHCSLNSPPDVTEEFFTPDYLLPPALEERSEPETSNAEGKAEDICAGFLQKLPGDAASGIQAPGGKILFCSTAAQSCGSNKLGVNQLGQMPGARVDAAREAMLWEPQEECQEKDVSVADIQDLSSIPCEQNFQRGVECKTPRLSHAPTSVSTPLGSEEKFPLAFEKYKHCREFSSDSSFCGSQETSSTVFKTFTTACEGERSMEIPVVAPKVCPFGLKELVVLPPIASSLRNTRQAPALSEASPPTIDELPPPAQELLDEIEHLKQQDSITAGLEGMGLEDTGVQVNALDQVKMENRESEKESGRNEKTDQSLLTEESFNLAEDTERAHSSLDDILERMLHAVPGDEEIQEQPQGHTLGAASLQDPEDAGRRNGVEERGACAGGRAPGTSADEHPKDQKSHPQQQLAPAPPFRIIVLDESSLQD; this is translated from the exons ATGgctcatcccatccctcccccaTTTCCATGCCCAGTCCAGCTTGGACGTATAAAAGGAGACTCCCTGGAAGCTCAGCTGCATGAGTATGTCAGGGAAGGGAACTATGTGAAAGTGAAGAAGCTTCTGAAAAAAG gaatttttGTTGATGCTGTGAATTCCATGGGCCAAACCTGTCTCttcactgctgcactgctgggccTGGGTAAAATagtggatgtgctgctggaataTGGCTCAGATGCCAATCA TCGCTGCTATGATGGCAGCACCCCAGTGcatgcagctgctttttctggaaACCAGTGGATCCTCAGCAAGTTACTGGATGAGGGAGGGGATCTCCGAGTCCACGACAAAGAGGGGAAAACTCCCCAGGTCTGGGCTTTGTCAGCCAGCAAGGAGAGCAGTGCTCAG atGTTGGAATTTATCCAGCAGTGCTCACTGCACATGCAGGCTGCCATTTGGAATCTTCCCTCTGATCTGCTCAGGAAAGTTGGCTCCTCAAAGGCCTTGATCTGCAGCCCCTCGAGGTTTGGTGGCCTTGTCCAAGg AAATGCTGAGATTCCTCTGGGTAAATTACTGAAAGGACAACCCAGTGTGGCCAAGAACATTTACAGCTTTGGTTTTGGGAAG TTCTATCTCACAGGCAGTGGCCACCTGGGCTACCTGGCCTCTCTCCCAATTATTGGGGAGAAAGATGTGGTTCAGGCTGATgatgaaaaagcattttcatacCCTGTGGGGCCCTACATGACCATGAGCAA cttggtgtggggaggcagcagagtgACAGTGAAGGAGCTGAGCCTCCAgacccagcagggcagagggaatcTGCGCCTGGCTGAtctcctgctggcagagcagcagcacagcag CAAACTCCGGCAccctcacctgctgcagctgatggcTGTTTGTCTGTCCTGTGACCTGGAGAAAACTCGTTTGGTCTATGAGAGGGTTCACTTTGGCTCTCTCTACAGCATCCTCCATGAAAGG CGTGCAGagttcccagtgctgcagacagagaCCATCCTGCACGTTCTGCTCCAGGTCGTCGACGCCCTGCGCTTCCTGCACTCCCGGGGCTTTGTGCACCGCTCCCTCTCCTCCTATGCCATCCAGATCGTGTCCTCTGGGGAGGCCAAGCTCTGCAACCTGGAGTACATGATAGAGAG CAAGGACAGTGGAGAGCACAGTGATCTGACCCGGATTCCTGTCCCAGTCCAGCTGTTCCGCTGGTGTTCCCCTGAAATAATCCTGGAGAAACCTGGGACAGTCAAATCAGATCTTTACAGcttctgtgcagtgctgcaggagaccCTGACAG AGAGCCCTCCCTGGAAAGATGTGGAAGACTCAGCCATTAAACAGCTCATCCTTTcaggggagcagctggcagcagatgCCAGGCTCCCCCTGATCTATTATGATGTTGTCAAGTCAGGGCTGGAACCCAAACAGAAGAACCGCTCCATGAAGCTTCAGGATATTCAGTATATCCTGAAAAAGGACTTAAAG gacTTGGTTAAATCTGAAGGTGGAATACTCAAAGCACAGAGATCTGCTGTTCTTGCAGATGTGAACATCTGCTGGGCATCAGCTTTTAGCTTCAAGAAGAGGACAGTGGAGATCCAGGAAAAAGAGATAAGCAAGGCTG GTGGCTTTTCTGCCCCCCAAGACCCTGTTTTCCCCAGGGAGAGCAGTGCTTTGGTggtggaggaggcagcagccagcGCAGAGCCAGCTGCACAGGACCAAAGTCTTGATGTCTCCTCTGAGCTCCAGACAGGGGCTTCCCACTCCAGTGAGAGTGATGTGGATGGCAGCCTGTGCAGCTTTGAGATGAATGAAATCCTAGCCAGTTATCCAGAAGGGCCCCAAGACTTCCTGGAAGGAGGGCCTGGATTAGGCCAAGCTCTGAAGGATGCAGGAAGGCAGCAACAGGAAGATGAGAGCCCatgggagggtgaggaggagggggaatCCTTGGGGTCCAGCACTGGGTtctctggagagcaggaggagctggaagaagaggaggatgaagaagtggaggaggaagaagaggagaggGTGAGAGAAgcctctgccctgtgccaggtgagaggagatgctggcaggaggctgagcagcccttcccagagcGAGCAGCACATCAGCAAATGCGCCCTGAACCTCAAGATCATGCAGAGcatgctgcagcaggcaggagattccctgagcagggcagaggagaagctggacAGGCTGAAGGCCATGGGAGAGCAGAAAAAGCTGCTCCAGGAAATGAGGATGAATCTGCTTCCTAAGGAGAGTTCTAAAGGAAGACTCTGGAATGGGTCTGATGCTCCTTCCCAAAATACTGATAAGGCTTTTTCTGGACTTGATGTTTTTTTACACAAGGCTGTAGCTCCACCATCCAGGGACTACATCCCACCATCAGTAACATGCCAAGCAGCAGGTAGAGACAgcttccaggctgctcccaagACAGCCAAGGAAAGAGAGGCAATTCAAAATGAGAGGTGGAAGAGCAAAATTGGAACCAACCATCGTGATCCGGGCTGCAGAGGCCTGGATGATGAAGTGAGCCTAAAGCAGGAGTTAAACCAG catttcctcccACACGTGTCTGCGAGACGCCAAAAAAAGTTCAACTTGCGGTGTCAGAAAGGAGCTGATTCACATCCTGCAGcaaggagggaagaggagaagtG GTGCCATTCAAAACCAAGGGCTGaattctgcagcaaaaaaaactgtgagaagaggagggggatgcagctgggatggagga ctgAAGTCAAGCAGATGGCCAGGAGAGTGGCCTCAGGacagctggggctcagctgtgcttacCCTGCCAGTGAGTGCACGTCTGAAAGTGAAGCTGAAAGTGTCAAGGAAAGCTcccagcaggtccctgctggagcccccagaagccaggagcagcagaggtgtgggtggcagccaggtgaggctgctgagccctggggcctgggcactggggacagagctgagtCTGGGGACAGCGACCTGGAGCCTGCGCTCAGGAGTTCCACAG ggagcagctgccagtcCCCAGCACCAGAGGAGCAAGCAGAGTCTGGAACAGCCATTCCTGAGAGTTTACTCCTTCCTCAGCCAGCTGAGAATCTCTCCAGA GGACATTCAAGGGAATTACATTGTTCCCTTAATTCACCTCCTGATGTGACTGAAGAATTCTTCACTCCTGATTatctgcttcctcctgctcttgaGGAAAGGTCAGAACCAGAg aCCTCAAACGCTGAGGGCAAAGCAGAAGATATTTGTGCAggatttttacagaaattaccTGGAGATGCAGCATCAGGAATTCAGGCTCCAG gaggaaaaatactattctgcagcacagcagcacagagctgtggcagtAACAAGCTGGGAGTGAATCAGCTGGGCCAAATGCCTGGAGCCAG GGTGGATGCAGCACGAGAAGCAATGCTGTGGGAGCCACAGGAAGAATGCCAAGAAAAAGATGT ATCAGTGGCAGATATTCAGGATTTGTCCAGCATCCCCTGTGAGCAGAACTTCCAGAGAGGTGTGGAGTGTAAAACACCTCGGCTGAGCCACGCTCCCACCAGTGTCAGCACCCCCCTGGGCTCAG AGGAAAAATTTCCATTAGCCTTTGAGAAATACAAACACTGCCGTGAATTTTCTTCAGATTCTTCCTTTTGTGGCTCTCAAGAAACCTCCTCCACAGTGTTCAAAACTTTCACCACAGCCTGTGAAGGAGAGAGGAGCATGGAAATTCCAGTGGTGGCTCCAAAAGTTTGCCCATTTGGACTGAAAGAGCTT GTTGTGTTGCCACCAATTGCTTCATCCCTGAGAAACACCAGGCAGGCACCTG cACTCTCAGAGGCATCTCCCCCCACCATTGATGAGCTGcctccaccagcccaggagctgctggatgaaATTG AACACTTGAAGCAGCAGGATTCCATCACTGCAGGCTTGGAAGGGATGGGATTGGAAGACACTGGAGTGCAAGTGAATG